The following proteins are encoded in a genomic region of Pseudodesulfovibrio mercurii:
- a CDS encoding cytochrome c biogenesis CcdA family protein produces the protein MAQLFILINQWMTGGVLLGALGCFLWGMVSVLFSPCHLASIPLIVGYVAGQDKIIEGRQATVFALLFTSGLFITIAAIGVVCSLLGRMLGDVGPYWTIVVGLVLLWVALDMLGVSKCTLSGGLMARLKLKGMLGAFILGLAYGVLSGSCTFGFIAPILAIITVQEKILTGVVFILLFATGHCIPIAVAGGSTALVGKLLANSAWQRGGTVFRRLAGGLIALLGLYFIAKPFFGAA, from the coding sequence ATGGCCCAGTTGTTCATCCTCATCAATCAATGGATGACGGGCGGGGTGCTGCTCGGCGCGCTGGGGTGTTTCCTCTGGGGCATGGTCAGCGTCCTGTTCAGCCCCTGCCATCTGGCGTCCATCCCGCTCATCGTCGGGTACGTGGCGGGCCAGGACAAGATCATCGAGGGGAGGCAGGCCACGGTGTTCGCCCTGCTGTTCACCTCCGGCCTGTTCATCACCATCGCGGCCATCGGTGTGGTCTGTTCCCTGCTGGGCCGCATGCTCGGCGACGTGGGGCCCTACTGGACCATCGTCGTGGGGCTGGTGCTCCTGTGGGTCGCCCTGGACATGCTCGGCGTGTCCAAGTGTACCCTGTCCGGCGGTCTGATGGCCAGGCTGAAGCTCAAGGGGATGCTCGGCGCCTTCATCCTCGGACTGGCCTATGGCGTGTTGTCGGGGTCCTGCACCTTCGGTTTCATTGCCCCCATCCTCGCCATCATAACGGTCCAGGAGAAGATACTCACCGGCGTGGTCTTCATCCTGCTCTTCGCCACCGGACACTGCATCCCCATCGCCGTGGCCGGCGGCTCGACCGCCCTGGTCGGGAAGCTGCTCGCCAATTCGGCCTGGCAACGCGGCGGAACGGTGTTTCGCCGCCTGGCCGGAGGGCTGATCGCCCTTCTCGGGCTCTACTTCATCGCGAAACCGTTCTTCGGTGCGGCCTAG
- a CDS encoding metal ABC transporter permease, which translates to MDVLSYDFMQNALAAGLLASLICGVIGTLVVVNRIVFISGGIAHASYGGVGLAFLLGLPVLPVTAAFTVCMALIMALVTLHARERVDTVIGVIWAAGMALGIILLDFTPGYNVDLMSYLFGSILAVPRSDLWLMAAMAALVTLLVLIFYRGFTVMSFDEEFARSRGVPVNFLYILLIVMVGLCVVMIIRVVGLILVIALLTIPPFIAERRTGSLHVMMIVSTILSCIFTVTGLLFSYALDITSGASIIAVAAIGFFLSLLVPQKTT; encoded by the coding sequence ATGGACGTCCTGAGCTACGATTTCATGCAGAACGCCCTGGCCGCCGGGCTGCTCGCCAGCCTCATCTGCGGGGTCATCGGCACCCTGGTGGTGGTCAACCGCATCGTCTTCATCTCCGGCGGCATCGCTCACGCCTCCTACGGCGGCGTGGGGCTGGCCTTCCTCCTCGGCCTGCCGGTCCTGCCCGTGACCGCCGCCTTCACCGTGTGCATGGCCCTGATCATGGCCCTGGTCACCCTGCACGCCCGCGAGCGCGTGGACACGGTCATCGGCGTCATCTGGGCCGCGGGCATGGCGCTGGGCATCATCCTGCTGGACTTCACCCCCGGCTACAACGTGGACCTCATGAGCTACCTGTTCGGCTCCATCCTGGCCGTGCCGCGCTCGGACCTCTGGCTCATGGCCGCCATGGCCGCCCTGGTCACCCTCCTGGTTCTCATCTTCTACCGGGGCTTCACGGTCATGAGCTTCGACGAGGAGTTCGCCCGGTCCCGCGGCGTGCCCGTCAATTTCCTGTACATCCTGCTCATCGTCATGGTCGGCCTGTGCGTGGTCATGATCATCCGCGTGGTCGGCCTCATCCTGGTCATCGCCCTGCTGACCATCCCGCCCTTCATCGCCGAAAGGCGGACCGGCTCCCTGCACGTCATGATGATCGTATCCACCATCCTGTCCTGCATTTTCACCGTCACCGGGCTGCTCTTCTCCTACGCCCTGGACATCACCTCGGGCGCGTCCATCATCGCCGTGGCCGCCATCGGCTTCTTCCTCTCCCTGCTCGTCCCGCAGAAAACCACCTAG
- a CDS encoding thioredoxin family protein has translation MVLLAAPAGAQEPDAPVPAADLISGEPHPMPIAGLVTMVDIGAHSCIPCKMMTPIIEELSKEYDGRAAIAFIDVWKHRDEASRYGITAIPTQIFYDAQGKERYRHVGYLDKASIVAKLTELGVE, from the coding sequence ATGGTCCTTTTAGCCGCCCCCGCCGGGGCGCAGGAACCCGACGCGCCGGTCCCGGCGGCCGATCTGATTTCCGGCGAGCCCCACCCCATGCCCATCGCGGGGCTGGTCACCATGGTGGATATCGGCGCGCATTCCTGCATCCCCTGCAAGATGATGACGCCGATCATCGAGGAATTGTCCAAGGAATATGATGGACGGGCCGCCATCGCCTTCATCGACGTATGGAAGCATCGGGACGAGGCGTCCAGGTACGGCATCACCGCGATACCGACGCAGATATTCTACGATGCGCAGGGCAAGGAGCGGTACCGGCACGTGGGCTACCTGGACAAGGCGAGCATCGTCGCCAAGCTGACCGAACTCGGCGTCGAATAA
- a CDS encoding zinc ribbon domain-containing protein, whose translation MTFLPSGGHNLPVITCTKCGTRNADNTLACARCGNKLQSSRRATAGPDTGTAPLEPFRHQGVSPDLLRSLKRMLEAWAYVLILGSVAAACIVYRIWWPLYPTVALIALLLWLRRV comes from the coding sequence TTGACCTTTCTCCCCTCGGGCGGCCATAACCTCCCTGTGATCACCTGCACCAAATGCGGCACCCGAAACGCCGACAACACCCTGGCCTGCGCCCGCTGCGGCAACAAGCTCCAATCCTCCCGCCGCGCCACGGCCGGCCCGGACACCGGCACCGCGCCGCTGGAACCGTTCCGGCACCAAGGCGTCTCCCCCGACCTTCTGCGTTCCCTCAAACGCATGCTCGAGGCCTGGGCCTACGTCCTCATCCTCGGCTCCGTGGCCGCCGCCTGCATCGTCTACCGAATCTGGTGGCCCCTCTACCCCACCGTCGCCCTCATCGCCCTGCTCCTCTGGCTGCGAAGGGTGTAG
- a CDS encoding META domain-containing protein yields the protein MRIVWKRICCLALVLAALAALGGCGTHETQTMNESAIRQALVGKTWTLRRVVARDFDEDPARTLKFNADGTVEGFGGCNHFTGTYTLTDDYLEFGPLASTRKSCGPGMDEKEYTFLTVLAKVRRLSMEDGSDELILETESQGEVVFTSGDSGLFW from the coding sequence AATCTGTTGCCTCGCCCTGGTCCTGGCCGCCCTGGCCGCCTTGGGCGGGTGCGGGACCCACGAGACCCAGACCATGAACGAGAGCGCCATCCGCCAGGCCCTGGTGGGCAAGACTTGGACCCTGCGCAGGGTCGTGGCCCGCGACTTCGACGAGGATCCGGCGCGGACCCTGAAGTTCAACGCCGACGGCACGGTGGAGGGGTTCGGCGGGTGCAACCACTTCACGGGCACCTACACCCTGACCGACGACTACCTTGAGTTCGGCCCCCTGGCCTCCACCCGCAAGTCCTGCGGGCCGGGCATGGACGAGAAGGAGTACACCTTCCTGACCGTGCTGGCCAAGGTCCGCCGCCTGTCCATGGAGGACGGCTCGGACGAACTGATCCTGGAGACCGAGAGCCAGGGCGAGGTGGTCTTCACCTCCGGCGACTCCGGCCTGTTCTGGTAG
- a CDS encoding D-sedoheptulose 7-phosphate isomerase, which produces MSESALQKVMDHASAGLAARKAFFDTKAELVVEIARAMAVCLAGGGKVMFCGNGGSAADSQHLAAEFTNRFRMERPPLPGLALTTDTSALTAIGNDYSFDEVFSKQLLALGRPGDILVGLSTSGTSTNVIRAMREAKRNDIVTVGLTGQSGAEMAAVSDFLVTVPSGDTAVVQEIHIAAGHAFCFLVDHFLFEAVAELTPYLPEPRG; this is translated from the coding sequence ATGTCTGAATCCGCTCTTCAGAAAGTGATGGATCACGCCTCGGCCGGACTGGCCGCACGCAAGGCCTTCTTCGATACCAAGGCCGAGCTGGTGGTCGAGATCGCCCGTGCCATGGCCGTGTGCCTGGCCGGGGGCGGCAAGGTCATGTTCTGCGGCAACGGCGGGTCCGCCGCCGACAGCCAGCACCTGGCCGCCGAGTTCACCAACCGCTTCCGCATGGAGCGCCCGCCCCTGCCCGGCCTGGCCCTGACCACGGACACCTCGGCCCTGACCGCCATCGGCAACGACTACAGCTTCGACGAGGTCTTCTCCAAGCAGCTCCTCGCCCTGGGGCGGCCCGGCGACATCCTGGTGGGATTGTCCACCTCGGGCACCAGCACCAACGTCATCCGGGCCATGCGCGAGGCCAAGCGCAACGACATCGTCACCGTGGGCCTGACCGGCCAGAGCGGCGCTGAGATGGCCGCCGTGTCCGACTTCCTGGTCACGGTGCCGTCGGGCGACACCGCCGTGGTTCAGGAAATCCACATCGCCGCCGGGCATGCCTTCTGCTTTCTGGTGGACCATTTCCTGTTCGAGGCCGTGGCCGAGCTGACCCCCTACCTGCCCGAACCCAGGGGCTAG
- a CDS encoding glycoside hydrolase family 3 protein: MRTRFAALLLLACCLLPAPALAHGADLDTMIGQMILAGFRGFTVNQRSTIVRDIRERHLGGVILFDYDMFWGAGQRNIRSVEQVRRLVKDLKAGADIPLLVAVDQEGGKVQRLKARYGFRETPSAADLGAGSDDAVREAGVVVGADLSSVGFNLNFAPVVDVNVDPDSPAIGRLGRSFSSDPERVARCAGIFMDELHRARVLSCLKHFPGHGSAGTDSHKGLTDVTATWSGAELIPYRELIAAGRADMVMTAHIFNARLDPDYPATLSKKVITGLLRGELGFDGVIVTDDMDMGAIADEYGRREAVRRAIEAGADILLFGNNLSFDEHIVEKVHALIRSMVDDGTIPKARIEASFARIMRLKRSL, from the coding sequence ATGCGCACCCGTTTCGCCGCCCTGCTCCTGCTGGCCTGCTGCCTGCTCCCCGCCCCCGCCCTCGCCCACGGTGCGGACCTGGACACCATGATCGGCCAGATGATCCTGGCCGGGTTCCGGGGATTCACCGTGAACCAACGCTCGACCATCGTCCGCGACATCCGCGAGCGTCACCTGGGCGGGGTCATCCTGTTCGACTACGACATGTTCTGGGGTGCCGGACAGCGCAACATCCGGTCCGTGGAGCAGGTCCGCAGGCTGGTCAAGGACCTCAAGGCGGGGGCCGACATTCCGCTCCTGGTGGCCGTGGACCAGGAGGGCGGCAAGGTCCAGCGGCTCAAGGCCCGGTACGGTTTTCGCGAGACCCCGTCCGCCGCGGACCTCGGGGCCGGGAGCGACGACGCGGTGCGCGAGGCCGGGGTCGTGGTCGGGGCCGACCTGTCGTCCGTGGGCTTCAACCTGAACTTCGCCCCGGTGGTGGACGTCAACGTGGACCCGGACAGCCCGGCCATCGGCAGGCTCGGGCGCAGCTTTTCGAGCGACCCCGAACGGGTGGCCCGGTGCGCCGGAATCTTCATGGACGAACTGCACCGGGCGCGCGTGCTCTCCTGCCTGAAGCACTTCCCCGGCCACGGGTCCGCCGGGACCGACTCGCACAAGGGGCTGACCGACGTGACCGCCACCTGGTCCGGGGCCGAGCTCATCCCCTACCGGGAGCTGATCGCGGCAGGCAGGGCGGACATGGTCATGACCGCCCACATCTTCAACGCCCGCCTGGACCCCGACTATCCGGCCACCCTGTCGAAAAAGGTCATCACCGGCCTGCTGCGGGGCGAACTCGGCTTTGACGGCGTGATCGTCACCGACGACATGGACATGGGGGCCATCGCCGACGAGTACGGCCGCCGGGAGGCCGTGCGCCGGGCCATCGAGGCGGGGGCGGACATCCTCCTCTTCGGCAACAACCTGTCCTTCGACGAGCACATCGTGGAAAAGGTCCACGCCCTGATCCGGTCCATGGTCGATGACGGCACCATCCCCAAAGCGCGCATCGAGGCGTCCTTCGCCCGGATCATGCGGCTCAAGCGGTCGCTGTAG
- a CDS encoding rhomboid family intramembrane serine protease, giving the protein MPVHTARPGFFRRVLRHAWIDLVPLVRGEDADPLSHREAQLWSLILASRHVPHRLRRLSAEQGWGYAVTVQEWYADRAVQEIDLYFEENRPELARVALADLRPVGGLEPTLFGLALLILFYWAYSRTYPGLGLYPDLWVRLGSADGGAILSGQWWRLCTALTLHADGPHVAGNAAIGGVFIWLAARRLGSGAAWLLTVVSGILGNLFNTLVLGIHHDAIGFSTATFGAAGLLAGIAPFGVGGGLHGLGNGPWFQRFLRFVRTALIPFGAGLGLLAMLGVGDGEGNIDLGAHLFGFLSGLGLGALVGLAATRFGLPSKETDFRLYLAALGLPCAAWGWAWLA; this is encoded by the coding sequence ATGCCCGTTCACACCGCCCGTCCCGGCTTCTTCCGCCGCGTCCTGCGCCACGCCTGGATCGACCTCGTGCCCCTGGTGCGGGGCGAGGACGCCGATCCCCTGTCCCACCGGGAGGCCCAGCTGTGGTCCCTGATCCTGGCCTCGCGCCACGTGCCCCACCGGCTGCGGCGGCTGTCCGCCGAGCAGGGCTGGGGCTACGCGGTCACGGTCCAGGAGTGGTACGCGGACCGGGCCGTGCAGGAGATCGACCTGTATTTCGAGGAGAACCGGCCGGAACTGGCCCGGGTGGCGCTGGCCGACCTTCGCCCCGTGGGCGGGCTGGAGCCGACCCTGTTCGGCCTAGCCCTGCTCATCCTCTTCTACTGGGCCTATTCGCGGACCTATCCGGGCCTGGGTCTGTACCCGGACCTGTGGGTCCGCCTGGGCAGCGCCGACGGCGGGGCCATCCTGTCCGGCCAGTGGTGGCGGCTGTGCACGGCCCTGACCCTGCACGCGGACGGCCCGCACGTGGCCGGGAACGCGGCCATCGGCGGGGTGTTCATCTGGCTGGCCGCGCGGCGGCTCGGCTCGGGCGCGGCCTGGCTGCTGACCGTGGTCTCCGGCATCCTCGGCAACCTGTTCAACACCCTGGTCCTGGGCATCCATCACGACGCAATCGGCTTTTCCACGGCCACCTTCGGTGCGGCCGGGCTGCTGGCCGGGATCGCCCCATTCGGCGTGGGCGGCGGCCTGCACGGATTGGGCAACGGCCCGTGGTTCCAACGTTTCCTGCGTTTTGTTCGGACCGCGCTCATCCCATTCGGCGCGGGGCTCGGGCTGCTGGCCATGCTCGGGGTCGGCGACGGCGAGGGCAACATCGACCTGGGGGCGCACCTCTTCGGCTTCCTCTCCGGGCTCGGGCTGGGCGCCCTCGTCGGGCTGGCCGCCACCCGCTTCGGCCTGCCCTCCAAGGAGACGGACTTCCGGCTTTACCTCGCGGCCCTGGGCCTGCCCTGTGCGGCCTGGGGCTGGGCCTGGCTGGCGTGA
- the purU gene encoding formyltetrahydrofolate deformylase, which produces MTESKESTVRLLITCPDQPGIVAAVSGYLHRKNANIIHSDQHSTDPEGGRFFMRNEFFLPGLDMDGLEELRREFAEEVTNGFVMDWSLNPVWVPKRMVILCSKVDHALMELLWRWKRGDLDAEVAMVISNHPTLQREVENFDVPFHHVPVGPSLRDKVKAEDTMIELMNGQVDLIVLARYMQILTSDFVKRYPSRIINIHHSFLPAFVGADPYRRAYERGVKLIGATAHYVTEKLDEGPIIEQDVIRVTHSHTVDDLKRLGGDIERHVLARAVKWHLEDRVIVDGNKTIVFRR; this is translated from the coding sequence ATGACCGAATCCAAGGAAAGCACCGTCAGGCTGCTCATCACCTGCCCCGACCAGCCGGGCATCGTGGCCGCCGTATCCGGCTACCTGCACCGCAAGAACGCCAACATCATCCACTCCGACCAGCACTCCACCGACCCCGAGGGCGGCCGGTTCTTCATGCGCAACGAGTTCTTCCTGCCCGGCCTGGACATGGACGGCCTGGAGGAGCTCCGCCGCGAGTTCGCCGAGGAGGTCACGAACGGCTTCGTCATGGACTGGTCCCTGAACCCGGTCTGGGTGCCCAAGAGGATGGTCATACTATGCTCCAAGGTGGACCACGCCCTCATGGAGCTGCTCTGGCGCTGGAAACGCGGCGACCTGGACGCCGAGGTGGCCATGGTCATCTCCAACCACCCGACCCTGCAGCGCGAGGTGGAGAACTTCGACGTGCCCTTCCACCACGTCCCCGTGGGCCCGTCCCTGCGCGACAAGGTCAAGGCCGAGGACACCATGATCGAACTCATGAACGGCCAGGTGGACCTCATCGTCCTCGCCCGGTACATGCAGATCCTGACCTCGGACTTCGTCAAGCGCTACCCCAGCCGGATCATCAACATCCACCACTCGTTCCTGCCCGCCTTCGTCGGCGCGGACCCCTACCGCCGGGCCTACGAGCGCGGCGTCAAGCTCATCGGGGCCACGGCCCACTACGTCACCGAGAAGCTGGACGAGGGCCCGATCATCGAGCAGGACGTCATCCGCGTGACCCACAGCCACACCGTGGACGACCTCAAGCGGCTGGGCGGCGACATCGAGCGCCACGTCCTGGCCCGGGCCGTGAAATGGCACCTGGAGGACCGGGTCATCGTGGACGGCAACAAGACCATCGTCTTCCGCCGCTAG
- a CDS encoding metal ABC transporter ATP-binding protein, whose translation MAEPVVDIQGLYYAPGGLPVLENVDLRIERGDYLAVLGPNGGGKSTLLKLMLGLIRPDRGAIRVLGLPPGEAGGRIGYLPQHTVVAGTFPITVLEAVCMGTVRPGFKAMAGRHSGTDHDKARRALRRVGMLDFEKRGLARLSGGQKQRVFIARALVDDPELLLLDEPTASVDTASRMSLFSLLNELNRDMTIIMVSHDVSFLASGVKSVACVNHTLHFHNAPEITDDMFTLTYGGTGDHCCPVELVTHGRVPHRVLAPHEGALDGPAPDAEAADKGGEA comes from the coding sequence GTGGCCGAGCCCGTTGTTGACATACAGGGTCTGTACTACGCGCCGGGCGGTCTGCCGGTGCTGGAGAACGTCGATCTGCGCATCGAGCGGGGCGACTACCTGGCCGTGCTCGGGCCCAACGGCGGGGGCAAGTCCACCCTGCTCAAGCTCATGCTCGGCCTGATCCGACCCGACCGGGGCGCCATCCGCGTGCTCGGCCTGCCTCCGGGCGAGGCCGGGGGGCGCATCGGGTACCTGCCCCAGCACACCGTGGTGGCCGGCACCTTCCCCATCACCGTGCTCGAGGCGGTCTGCATGGGCACGGTCCGGCCCGGCTTCAAGGCCATGGCCGGGCGGCACTCCGGGACCGATCACGACAAGGCCCGCCGGGCACTCCGAAGGGTGGGCATGCTCGACTTCGAGAAACGCGGCCTGGCCCGGCTGTCCGGCGGCCAGAAACAGCGCGTGTTCATCGCCCGCGCCCTGGTGGACGACCCGGAACTGCTCCTGCTCGACGAGCCCACGGCCAGCGTGGACACGGCCAGCCGCATGTCCCTGTTCTCCCTGCTCAACGAGCTGAACCGGGACATGACCATCATCATGGTCAGCCACGACGTCTCGTTCCTGGCCTCGGGCGTCAAGTCCGTGGCCTGCGTCAATCACACCCTGCATTTCCACAACGCCCCGGAGATCACCGACGATATGTTCACCCTGACCTACGGCGGCACCGGGGACCACTGCTGCCCGGTGGAACTGGTCACCCACGGCCGCGTGCCGCACCGTGTGCTCGCCCCGCACGAGGGCGCGCTGGACGGCCCGGCCCCGGACGCCGAAGCGGCCGACAAGGGAGGGGAGGCGTGA